The genomic interval TACGAAATTCTTTTCTTCGCTTTGACGCTTGACGCCTGACGCTTGACTCATCGTAGCACCTCCTGTATTTCTGCAAATATCTCTTCGTTTGTAAAGTGATTGCCCTTAACAGCCCCTGATGGACAAGCTGCAACACATGTGCCGCACCCCTGACATAGCACATCATTTACCACTGATATTTCTTTTTCACTATCAAATGATATGGCATTATAAGGGCATACAGATATACATATCCTACATCCTGAACATCTATCAGAATCTATAACTGCTGTAATAGGCTTTATTTCAAGCTTTCTACCTGTAACGAGACCTGAGAGAATATAGCCGGCAGCAGCCATTGCCTGATTCATTGCCTTTTGTATATCCATTGGAGACTGGCATGTGCCTGCGAGATATATACCTTTGATCTTACTCTGCGTAGAATCAAGCCTGTTATGGAGTTCTTCAAAAAAGCCATATCTGTCTATATCTGCCTCCAGTATGCTGCTTAGCACATCAGATTTTGGGGACGATACTATCGCAGGACAAAGTATAATCATATCTGCCTGAATGCTGTCTGCCTCTGCCGGCAATATCTTATTTCTGATAAATTTCTTGCTGTTTTGTGCAATAACTTCTATATCCTCAATATTTCTGTATCTGATGAAAGTAGATTTAATGTTATCCATGGCATGGTGATAAAGTGAATAACCCTCTTTTCCCGGTATGACCAATTCTTTATACAGATGGTATATCTTTGCATCAGGCAGTTTTTTGCTTATCATGTGATTGAATTTAAATGCGTAACTGCAGCATATCCCAGAGCAGTAATCATTATGTTTTTTATCGAGGCTTCCAACACAATGAATTATTGCGATAGATTCAGGGGATGCACCTGACAATAGCTTGATTTCTCCGCCTGTTGGACCATTTGAAGCAAGCATCCTTTCAAACTCATAAGAGGTATAAATATCCTGATAATTGCCATAGCCAAGATTTGGTATTTTTCGGCAATCATACAGAGATGAGCCTATAGCCACTAATATAGCGCCTACATTTCTCTCTATCGTCTCTTGTTGTTCGTCAAATATGAAAATCCCTTCACCAAGTGGGCATGCTTCAACGCAAGCGTTGCAGTCTTGTCCCTTTAATTTAAGGCAGACATCAGCATCAATAAAAGGCGCATTCGGAAGTGCCCCTGTAAATGGGAAATCTATAGCCTTTCTTTCATTTAATCCATAATTAAACTCGTTTTTTGTACTTTCAGGACAAACAGCTACGCACTCAGCACAGCCTATGCACTGATGTGTGTCAATGCGTCTTGGTGATTTTTTAATCTTAACAATAAAATTACCGTAATATCCTGTGACATCAACGACTTCTGAAAGTGTCAGGAGTTCTATGTTTTCGGCATGCTCCCCATGAAGCACATCTGCCATCATCGGCTCAAGCATACAGGGACCGCACTCCATATTTGGAAAGAGTTCTTCGTATCTTACAGGCATGCCACCGATAACAGGTGTTTTTTCAACTACTGTTACCTTTCTGCCTGCCTCTGCAAGACTTAATGCTGCCTTCAGTCCTGCCGGACCAGCACCAATAACAAGCACATCAGGACACATGTCTATTTGTCTTTTTTGCAGAGGCTCCTGAAGCATTACCCTTTTTATTGCAGCGTTGATATATCGTGATGCCTTTTGAGATGCCTTTTCCACATCTTCAGTTACCCATGCTATCTGCTCCCTTGCATTTACCATCTGCATAAGATAGGGATTAATGCCTGCATTTGATAAAACCTTCATGAATGTATTTTCATGCTCTCTTGGAGAACATGCTGAGATAACAACCCTCTCTATATTGTTTCTACGCAGGCTCTGCTCTATCTGATTTTTACCATCCTCAGAGCATGCAAAATCAATTGTCTCAAAATAAATATCAGATGGCATCTGCATTTTTACTTTCTCTGAGTCAATCTTATCCTTGATATTCGTACCGCAATTGCAAAAATATACGGCTACTTTCATGTTGCACCTCCAATATCATTCATTTAATTGTCAAGGCATTTTTCACTGCATAACCCCTTTTTATAAATTATCTCATCAACAATCTTACTTGCCACTATGGTCACTGCTTTATGTACATCGTCTGTCAATTCTTCTGCAAATGTCTCTACATCCTTTGCCTCTATGCCAATGATAGTAATATCGTCAGGTAGTTTAAGCCCAAGCATTTTGCCAAATTCAATTGCAGTCAAAATGTTTGTGTCATGCGTACAACTTATGTTTCTTGTAGTTACAAGAGATGATAGTGGTAACACTTTAAAACTTCCAGGCTTCACATTGCCTGTAACCATGGCATCAATTATTATTGCCCTGTCATAGCCTATCAGTTCGTCCATAAGCCTTAATCCACCTGCATAAGCCTCTATAATGTTAATTTTGAGTTTTGAGTTTTGAATCTTGAATCTTTCTATCTCCCTCGCTACCTTAATCCCCACGCTGTCATCTGACAAGATTGGATTACCAAGACCAATGACAACTGTCTTCATCAATCCCTCTTAAATGTCCTTATAACTTCGCCATCCTGATTCCTTATATTCACAATCATCGGCATCTTTCCGGGCAGTGAATGTGTTGCACAGGATAGACAAGGGTCGTACAGCCTAAAAGCCATCTCAATCCTATTCAGTATTCCTTCTTCAACAATCTTGCCTTTTTGAATCAGTTTCTCTGCGGCTCTCTTTATTGACATTGTCATTGGCGCATAATTGTTAGTTGTGCCTACTATCATGTTAACCTTTGTAAGCACGCCTCTTTCATCAGATTCGTAATGATGCGTCAATGTCCCCCTCGGCGCCTCAACCGAGCCTATGCCTATACCTTTGATGCCTTCTGGTATCTTTCTTACTTCAGGTGATGTTATCTCAGGATCAGTTGCAAGCTCAAGCATATGTTCTGCTGCATACAAGAGTTCTATCAACCTCGCCCAATGTGTTGCTAATCTGTGGTGAATGGGTTGGTACCTGCCGTTAATCTTTTTGGAGCCAAAGGTTTCATACATCTTCTCAAAATGCTCCTGAGCCAATGGAGTTGCCATGCTATCTGAAACATTAAGCCTTGACAGTGGAGATGCAGCATACACACCGCTATCAATACCATCAACAAAACCTTTCCAGCCAACTTTTTTAAGATATGGATATTTAAGGTAAGTCCACGACTCTACATGCTCTGCGATATGTTGATAATATTCAGAAGGATGATATTTGACAAACTCCTTACCTTCAGGGTCAACAACTCTAATCATTCCATCATAAAAATTAACCCTGTTTTTTTCATCAACTGTTCCCATGTAATAAGTCTTGTGCAGGTAGATGTCTGATGTCACAAGATCAAGATAATTAGAATTCTTGAGCACTATATCATCAAATGCCTTGAGACTAAAGAGTGCAAAGTCTATATTGTCCTTTGCAATCTGTTCAATCTCTTTCCGCTCCTCCTCCGTGACAGGCTTGCTCCAGCCCCCAGGTTGTCCTGCCGCCGGATGTATCCCCCTGCCGCCAAGCATTTTAATCACATAATGGTTGCGCGCCCTGCAGTCAATAACCTGCTTGCCTATATCCAGACCTACTTTTTTTATCACGCCTAATATGTTCCTCTCCGATGGCGGAGCATCGGGTCCTACGATAAAATCAGGCCCTCCAAGCGCATAAAAATGAGTAGTGTGGTCAGTAACATAAAACGCCATATATAAAAGCTCTCTTATCTTTTTAGCTGCAGACGGAGGTTCTACTGCAAATAGCATATCCAGCGCCTTTACAGACGCCATATGGTGTGCCTCGGGGCATACACCGCAAATTCTATTGGTTATTACAGGCATATCTTCTGCAAGCCTTCCGACACAGAATTGTTCAAACCCTCTTAATTCAGGGACTTGAAAATATGTGTTTGCAACATCACCTTCGTCATTTAAAAATATTTCAATCTTTCCATGACCCTCAAGCCTTGTAATAGGGTCTATTGTTATTCTTTTGTTAGCACTCATCTTACCCTCCCTTTCAGTATTGAGCCAGGCAGACTATATTTATAAAATGTCCCTGCAAAGTCAGGTATTGTATCAATTATCGCATCAATCCTTTTATTGATCTCATCCTCAGAAAGTCCTTTTACTTCGCCTATATCAATAATTGAACCGAGCGCTGCGACCATTTTTGCACCCTGATCAAAAACTCCCTCAGGCGGGCCATAACAGCCTGTGCAAGGCATATTCACCTTTGGACACAATGCCCCGCAGCCATCTCTTGTAGCTATGCCCATACAGATTATTCCTTGCTCTAAAAGGCACTGCTCTTTGTCAGGGATAAATTCATAGGTCCTTTTAAATGCCTTTATCTTTTTGTCTTCTTTCTTTCTTTCACATTCATCGCATACCGACGACTTGCCTGCCCCTAATACTGCTCCTTTGGATGGCAGTGCAGCGCCGGTTTTTAATATTTCAACAACAGCGCTTATTACATTCCATATCTGCTCAGGCTCGGGAGGACAACCAGGAATGAAATAGTCAACATCTGTAACCTGTGCAAGTGTTTTGACATCTTCATAAAAATCAGGTATGTGCAGAACTCCTTCGGGCATATTTGTTTCAGGCTGTGGGATGATTTTAGATGGATTATCTATTGATGGATTATCAAAGTAAACGGTCTTTAATATATCTTCTTTAGTGTGAAGGTTGGCAAGTCCGGGAATGCAGCCTTCATATGAACATGAGCCAAATGCTATGAGTATTCGTGATTTTTTTCTCAACAAATGAGCTATTTCCTCATTTTCTTTTGTCCTTATAGCGCCGTTAAAAAGGGTGATTAAAATGCTCTTGTCCGGCATAGCCTCTATGTCTTTATACTTTGTATCCAGAAGACATGGACAGAACATAAAATCAAAATTTGCATCAACATCGAGTATCTTTTCGTTTAGATTTGTAACAGCAATTTCACATCCTCCGCATGATGCTGCCCAGTATAAAGATAGTTTTGGTTTCTCTAACATATTTCCCTCCATCATATTTTATATGAATTAACAATGCCTGCCGCATTATCCATATGCTCAACCATCTTTAAAACAGCCTCAGTAAGTTCACCTGTAGCATTGGAAATCTGCACAGATTCCTCTGACACCTTCTGCGATGAATTGCTCAATTGCTCCATAGATGCGCTTTGCTCCTCAACAGCAGAAGAAAGGCTTATAATGCCGTCTTTGAGCTTTGCAATCTCATCACCCACATGCATCTCTGCATCTACTATTTCACCTACTGCACTTGTGCCTGCATTGACCCTTTCTTCTGTCTCTTTGATGATACTAACCACATCCTGAGTCGCTTTTGAGACCTTCTCTGCCAGCTTTCTCACCTCATCAGCAACTACTGCAAAGCCCCGCCCCTGTTCTCCAGCCCTTGCTGCCTCTATCGCTGCATTAAGGGCAAGAAGATTTGTCTGCTCTGCAATATCTTTTATCACTGTTATGATACTCGTTATTTTTTTAGTGCTGTCTTGAATATTATTGATAGATTCAGAGAGATTAAACATGCGGGAGGCATTTGCATTAATATCATCTGCAATTACTGTAACGCTGTCTTTTGCCTTTAGTCCTATCTCCGTCAGATTATTTATCACCCTCGAGTTTTCTTCAATTGCCCTTGTTGCCTCGCTTAATTCCGCTGTCTGCCCCTGTGTCGAAGCCCCCAATGTTCCTGTGAGATTAAGCACTTCTCCCAGTGTGTTTGATGTGCGTATAAGAGCATCCTGAATTTCCTTTATATCCTTGGCAATAAGATATACTGCACTGCCAAGCTCTGAAATGCACTTAAAAATACCGGCATCTCTGCATTCATCACTTATCTGTTTGATTGCTATCTCTGCTCCATTAATATCCTTGTTTTTAAGGCTGTTGGTGTAATGGATTAAAGAGGAAAGCAGATTATTAATACCTTCAAATGCAATATTAAGGCTCTGTGTAATACTGCCTATCTCATCCATAAATTGTACATCAGCCTTATAAGAAAAATCACCTTTGCTCAATGACTTTGCAAAATTATCAAGATGCCTTATTGGACGAATAAAAACAAGATTTAACAAAAAACAAGAGGCAAAAATTGCAAGCAAAAATACTATGATAGTTATAGCAATTGCTGTGTTTTTTGCAGACAAAAAGTTATTTCTAATCTGAGATGCCTCATTAAGACGAGTCTGCATATCTTCTGTTTTAATGATTGTCTCATATTTTTCAACAACATTTGATGCTGTATTTAATGTAATTATAAATGGGATTGAAAGCGATATGGTCATAAAAATATAGCCGACAGCAAATTTCCATTTTATCCCAATAGAAAAAAGTTTTGACAGCATGTAACCTCCATCCTTATATAGATTTTATTTATTTTTAAAGATGAAGCAATTTACATGCCATGTGCTAACATCATCTATTATCAAGGATTTTCAAAAATCTCGCTATATGCCTTAGAAATAAACTGCCAACTTAGTTGGCAGTTGCCAACTATTTTAGCCCAAATCGTTTCATTTTCTTGCGCAGCCCCTCCCTGCTTATGCCAAGCGCCTTTGCAGCTTTAGACTTATTGCCTTTAGCCTCTATTAATGCCTTATTGATAATGGCCTTTTCTGACTCATCAATTAAGAGCGCTTCGGTTTCCATAAAAGCGATTTTACTCTGATTTCTTATGTTATCTGACAGGTCGTATATAGTAACAACATCACTTACACATAACGCTACAGCCCTTTCAATTTCGTTTTCAAGCTCTCTAACATTTCCGGGCCAATTATACTGCATAAGTAACTTTATAGCATCGGCAGAAAATCGCATTTGCTGTTTGCAAAACTTTCTTGTGCAATTGTCTAAAAAATAATTGATAAGCAGGGGTATATCCTCTCTTCTTTCTCTTAATGGAGGGATGTGAAAATTCATCACATTTAATCTGTAAAACAAATCTTCTCTAAAATTGCCGTTTTCTACTTCTTTTTTTAAATCCTTGTTTGTAGCTGCAATGACTCTTATATTCAAAGGTATGCTCTCTCTGCTACCGAGTCTTTCAAGCTGTTGGCTTTCTATAATCCTCAGCATCTTTGCCTGACAAGATAATGGCATATCTCCTATCTCATCAAGAAACAATGTGCCTCCGTTTGCCTGCTCTATTTTACCCATACGCTTATCAACACCTGTAGCAACTCCCTTTTCTATGCCAAACATCTCGCTCTCAAAAATAGGCTCTGGAACAGCAGAGCAATTGACCACCACAAAAGGTTTGCCAAAACGGCTGCTGTTGTAGTGTATTGCCTTTGCAATAAGTTCTTTACCAGTGCCTGTCTCTCCTGTTATTAAAACATTAATTGGAATATCAGCAATCTTTTCCACCTTATCAAGTATATCCCTTATCTGACGGCTTGTTCCAAGTATTCTGGCGGGTGAAAATTTTTGGCGAAGGTTATAAGTTAGATTAATATTTTCACGCTCAAGCATTTCTTTCTGTCTCTTTTCAGCATCATAAAGATGCGCTATCTCTATAGCTGAGGCTGCCTGAGATGCAAGAGCAGTAAAAAATTTAAGATCCGATGCCGTGTAATCGTAAGGCTTCTCTGAACTGATATTAATGACGCCAAAAATTTTATCTTTTACTTTAAGCGGTGCACACATAATCGAGTATATCCTGTTTGCTCCGGCAACGAATCTTTTGTCGGATTCCACTTTATTGACTATCTCAGCCTTTCCACTATTAAAAATATATCCGGCAATTCCTTCGTCCGGTTTTAATTCTACTTTTGGATTATATTCTTTTCCCAATGCAGATAGAATTCTCAATACACCCTTATTTTTATCCATCAGCATTATTGATGCATTGTCTGCCTTAATCATTTTTACGGCTTCGGCTATAATTACATGTCCTATTTTTTCAAGTTCTAAAGACATAGCCATTTTTTCATTAAGGGCATACAACATTGTAAGCTCTTTATATTTATTAAGAGTCTCTTCGGCAAGGCACTTAATATCCCGCTCTTTTTCGGCAAGATGGCTTAATATATTCGCAATTATATGAGATGCCTTTCCACCGGATATCCATGCAATCGTTTCTCCGTCTAATCTTATCGGAAACCTTTCATCTTTTGTCCCGGCACTGCCTATAATTTTTTTACCGGTTGCATCATATATTGAGATGGAGTCATCAATGCTACTTATAATCTCCATCAAGGAAGACCGTCCTCGTTTTAAAATAAGTTTCTTAAAATTAATAGATTTCATGTCCCCATAATTTCCTGCAATGATAATGTGATTACAATTTTAGTTTAAATTGCGGAATTTTTACAGATAATGTATACAATTAAAATTAGGTTATGCAAGCTATGGCGACATCTGCATAATTGTAGGATGAACATGAATGTGATTACAGAGTGATGGATATTTGCTGTATTTCTTGTTTTTTATTTCTTCTGTAGTGCCCTCTCCACAGTCTTTATTGCGCAGAACTCTCCACACATGCTGCAGACCTTGTTCAGAGTTGGAGGAATCTGACTCCTCCACTCCTTCACCTTTTCGGGATTAAAGCTTAAAGATGCCTGGCCTTCCCAATCAAGGTTTTTCCTGTATTGCACCATCTTTCTATCTTTCTCTATTGCATCCGAAATCCTTAGCGGCATGTGCTGCAATCTTTGATGCAATAACACCTTCTTTATACGTCTTCGATATTTGGAAGCCTGATATGTTCTGCAGGGGTGACATAACATAGGAAATCAGCACCTGCAATTGCACCACCTATAGCTGCTGCAATGTGTTGTCCCCTCTCACATTAATCTGGCTAAAAATCTCACGGTATTTTGAATGTATCAAATTATTTTGACCAATTATTCATATAACCCTTGAAGTATAAAGATGGGCAGATGTAGCCCCTCTTGTTGTTCATATAAGCTATGTTGATGCTATTCTTACATGTTCTGCTGTTATCAGGTTGGTTTTTTTTCATAGCTGCCCTTATGAGTGAGCCTTTTGCAAGCAGGTTTGCCTTTCTCAGGAGTCCTCCTGAACCCTGATGTATTGCAAGGACTGCCTCATCTCTTACCCCAGAAAATCTTTGATTTTCTTGGGGCACCGATATCTCGAGGTGGTGTGGGAGGTATCCTTCCATGTCTTTCAGTCTTAATCCTTCAAGATGGCTTCTGCCGGCTACCCTTGATGCAAGGGGTCTTGAGGATTGAATTCTTTTTTATCAGGGTCTTAAAGGGACTATGTCCCTTTAAGCTTTGAGCGCACACTTGCTATCCATGTTTACGGATTATGGTCAAATGTATAAATCTGTTCGTAATGACATATATCGTATTGTTATTTGTCGCGGATGTGATATGCTTTAATTATGAAAGGTATTGTGCTGTGGATAACCGGTCTACCAGGAAGCGGCAAGAGTACTATTGCTGATGGAATAAAAGATCGTTTTCCAGATTTTGTAATTCTAAGAATGGACAAACTCAGGAAGATTGTTACGCCTGAGCCAACATATTCTGAAGAAGAAAGAGAGATAGTCTATCGTTGTATTGTTTATATGGCAAAAATCCTTTCAGATCTTAATCACAATGTTATTATTGACGCCACAGGAAACATGCGGAGATGGAGAGAGCTTGCAAGGGAGATCATCCCAAACTTTGCTGAAATTTATCTGAAGTGTCCTTTAGATATATGCATAAAAAGAGAAACGACTCGTAAAAAGACGCGGGGCGCACCAAAAGGCATATATAAAAAGGGCATGGCAGGCTGGCCTATACCGGGAATAAATGTGCCATATGAAGAGCCACTAAATCCTGAGATTACAATACAAACAGATAAGACCTCTGTTGAAGAGGCATTATCTGTAATTAAATCCTATATTGAAAAACAGGGGTAAAGAGTTCTTTTTAACTATTATTCGAATTTGAATTCATCTATTGTCATCTTAAGTCTCTGTGAAAGTGTATTCAATTCATCAAAAATTCTCTTAAGATGCTCTGTTGATTCCTGAGTCTTCTTTGCAATGTGAGATATATCCTCAATATTCCTTGCTATTTCTTCTGATGCTGCAGATTGCTCCTCTACCGATGCTGCTATCTGGGCAATTTCATCTGCTGTTTTCTGAACAGAATTTACAATATGACCGAGAGATTCACTTGCTGTTTCCATAAATGCAACTCCTTCGGTTACATGGCTTAATGCCCTGTCCATCGAGTGCGCGGTCTGGTCTGAAGACGGTTGCATGTTTTGTTAGGTCAGACGCTGCACGGGCAACATTTTTCATGGCACCAGCGAGTTCTCCTGACATCTTATTGATTGATTCTGAAAGCCTGCCCATCTCGTCAAGGAATATTATCGGGAGCTTTTCTCTAAAATCCTTCTGTGCAGCACTTTCTACTACATTAAGCACTCCTACCCCTCCCCCTTTCCCTATCCCCAAAAGGGAAAATATGCTGAAGGCTGAAGATTAGGCTGAAGCCTATTTTCCCCCCTTCACCCCTTCACCCTAAAGCCTATTTTATTAGGGAGTTTGAGGGACAAAGTCCCTCAAGGCTTAAATATTTTACCTTGCAAATTATAGCACAAAAAAGTATAAAATAAGCTATGGATAGGTTTTATCTCGACATAAACAATGTATTGATTCTCATAATTGACATTCAGGAGAGGCTTGCAAATGTAATGAAGATGCGAGAAGATGTTATAAAAAATTGCTTACACTTAATTGAACTCTCCAGGATGATGAATTTGCCCGTTGTTGTTACCGAGCAATATCCAAAAGGATTAGGACAGACGGTCACAGAAATAAAAGACGCCCTGCCGTCTTATCAGCCAATAGAGAAACTTACATTTAGTTGTTGTGAAGAACCGAATTTTCTGAATGAAATAAAAAGGCTTAACAAAAAGACCATTATACTTACTGGTATGGAAACCCATATCTGTGTGCTTCAGACATGCATAGGTCTTGTAAAAGAAGGCTTTAATGTCCATGTTGTAAAAGATGCTGTCTGTTCAAGGACAAAAGAAAATCATAAGACAGGAATCGAATTTATGCGAGATGTAGGCGCTGTCATCACATGCACGGAAACAGTCTTGTTTCAGCTATTGAAGGTCGCTGGTACTGACGAATTCAAGGCGATTTCAAAGAGGATTAAATAGGGATTGACAGTTTAATGCTTTGTATTTAAACTATATCATGTGTTAATGGTTATAATGCATCTTGCACTTGCCTGATGCTTGAGTAAGGAGATATGAACCAGACAGTATGCATGGTTTTATGGGAAGCATCGCTCTAATAGGAGCAGGAAAAGGCGGAAGCGCCATTTTATCGGTTTTGTTGAAAGAACCGAATATTAATGTGGTAGGCATTGCAGATATCAATCCTGATGCACCAGGCCTTAATATAGCAAGACAAGCAAATATTTTTATCACAAATGATTTTAAAGAACTCGCGGCTAAAAAGCCTGATATAATTATCAATGTAACAGGCATCAAAAGTATAACAACCGAGATCCTAAAAATTCTTAGACGAAAATCTCCACATACAGAAGTAATTGACGGGCAAAGCGCAAGGTTCATCTGGGACTTATTAGAAAAACGGCGTCAATCAAAAGAAGATCTGAAGGCACTTTTGAATGAGACAAAAGACCTGTATCGTATAGGGGTTGCTCTGACATCGGCTGATAAGCTGGAGGAGGTGCTGGATACCCTATTGATTGAGGCACTTCGCACTGTAAATGCCCCTGCTGGAAGCGTTGCCCTGTATGATGAAAAAAGCGATACCCTTACATTAAAAGCAGTCCACGGGTTTTCGCATGATTTCTCTCATGTTGTTCAGTGGAAAAGAAGGGATGGTGGAATGACAGACCATGTCCTGAGCAAAAGAATTCCAACAGTAATTTCTGATATAGAGACTTATCCATTTGTTGACAACAGAAACATAATTAAAGAGGGGATAAAAAGCATTGTAGCCGTTCCTTTATTTGCCAATGACCATATAATTGGTATCTTGTACATAGATGATTTTAAGCCAAGAAACTGGATGCAGAGGGAAATTGAGTTTATTACACTTCTTGGAATACAGGCTGCATATGCAATAGAAAAATTCAGACTTATCGAAACAATATCAAAAACACAGAATTACTTAAAAAATGTCCTTGACAATTCTGCTGACATAATCGTTACTACAGATACAGAAGGAAGGATAGTCGAGTTCAATAGAGGGGCATCAAGGATTCTTGGGTATTCTAAAGATGAGATAATAGGCACAAAGGCTGAAAAATTATGGGTGCAGCCTGAGCAGAGGCATGATATACTTAAGGTCCTTGAAAAAGAGGGATATGTATCTAATTATGAGACTCAGCTTATAACAAAAGACGGACAAATTATAGATGTCAGCTTGACCCTCTCGTATATCATAAGTAGCCAGAAAGGGATTTTGGGAACGGTTGGTATTAGCAAGGATATAACTGAAAAGAAAAAACTTGAAAGGGCTATTGAAGAAAGGAATTTAGAGCTCAGGGAATTAAATGAAAAGCTCGAAGCAAAAGTTATAGAAAGGACAAAGGAACTCGAAAAGGCAAACAGAGAGCTCGAAAGGTCTAATAGGCTTAAGAGTCAGTT from Dissulfurispira thermophila carries:
- a CDS encoding methyl-accepting chemotaxis protein yields the protein MLSKLFSIGIKWKFAVGYIFMTISLSIPFIITLNTASNVVEKYETIIKTEDMQTRLNEASQIRNNFLSAKNTAIAITIIVFLLAIFASCFLLNLVFIRPIRHLDNFAKSLSKGDFSYKADVQFMDEIGSITQSLNIAFEGINNLLSSLIHYTNSLKNKDINGAEIAIKQISDECRDAGIFKCISELGSAVYLIAKDIKEIQDALIRTSNTLGEVLNLTGTLGASTQGQTAELSEATRAIEENSRVINNLTEIGLKAKDSVTVIADDINANASRMFNLSESINNIQDSTKKITSIITVIKDIAEQTNLLALNAAIEAARAGEQGRGFAVVADEVRKLAEKVSKATQDVVSIIKETEERVNAGTSAVGEIVDAEMHVGDEIAKLKDGIISLSSAVEEQSASMEQLSNSSQKVSEESVQISNATGELTEAVLKMVEHMDNAAGIVNSYKI
- a CDS encoding adenylyl-sulfate kinase; translated protein: MKGIVLWITGLPGSGKSTIADGIKDRFPDFVILRMDKLRKIVTPEPTYSEEEREIVYRCIVYMAKILSDLNHNVIIDATGNMRRWRELAREIIPNFAEIYLKCPLDICIKRETTRKKTRGAPKGIYKKGMAGWPIPGINVPYEEPLNPEITIQTDKTSVEEALSVIKSYIEKQG
- a CDS encoding sigma-54-dependent Fis family transcriptional regulator, coding for MKSINFKKLILKRGRSSLMEIISSIDDSISIYDATGKKIIGSAGTKDERFPIRLDGETIAWISGGKASHIIANILSHLAEKERDIKCLAEETLNKYKELTMLYALNEKMAMSLELEKIGHVIIAEAVKMIKADNASIMLMDKNKGVLRILSALGKEYNPKVELKPDEGIAGYIFNSGKAEIVNKVESDKRFVAGANRIYSIMCAPLKVKDKIFGVINISSEKPYDYTASDLKFFTALASQAASAIEIAHLYDAEKRQKEMLERENINLTYNLRQKFSPARILGTSRQIRDILDKVEKIADIPINVLITGETGTGKELIAKAIHYNSSRFGKPFVVVNCSAVPEPIFESEMFGIEKGVATGVDKRMGKIEQANGGTLFLDEIGDMPLSCQAKMLRIIESQQLERLGSRESIPLNIRVIAATNKDLKKEVENGNFREDLFYRLNVMNFHIPPLRERREDIPLLINYFLDNCTRKFCKQQMRFSADAIKLLMQYNWPGNVRELENEIERAVALCVSDVVTIYDLSDNIRNQSKIAFMETEALLIDESEKAIINKALIEAKGNKSKAAKALGISREGLRKKMKRFGLK
- a CDS encoding hydrogenase maturation protease codes for the protein MKTVVIGLGNPILSDDSVGIKVAREIERFKIQNSKLKINIIEAYAGGLRLMDELIGYDRAIIIDAMVTGNVKPGSFKVLPLSSLVTTRNISCTHDTNILTAIEFGKMLGLKLPDDITIIGIEAKDVETFAEELTDDVHKAVTIVASKIVDEIIYKKGLCSEKCLDN
- a CDS encoding CoB--CoM heterodisulfide reductase iron-sulfur subunit A family protein, translating into MKVAVYFCNCGTNIKDKIDSEKVKMQMPSDIYFETIDFACSEDGKNQIEQSLRRNNIERVVISACSPREHENTFMKVLSNAGINPYLMQMVNAREQIAWVTEDVEKASQKASRYINAAIKRVMLQEPLQKRQIDMCPDVLVIGAGPAGLKAALSLAEAGRKVTVVEKTPVIGGMPVRYEELFPNMECGPCMLEPMMADVLHGEHAENIELLTLSEVVDVTGYYGNFIVKIKKSPRRIDTHQCIGCAECVAVCPESTKNEFNYGLNERKAIDFPFTGALPNAPFIDADVCLKLKGQDCNACVEACPLGEGIFIFDEQQETIERNVGAILVAIGSSLYDCRKIPNLGYGNYQDIYTSYEFERMLASNGPTGGEIKLLSGASPESIAIIHCVGSLDKKHNDYCSGICCSYAFKFNHMISKKLPDAKIYHLYKELVIPGKEGYSLYHHAMDNIKSTFIRYRNIEDIEVIAQNSKKFIRNKILPAEADSIQADMIILCPAIVSSPKSDVLSSILEADIDRYGFFEELHNRLDSTQSKIKGIYLAGTCQSPMDIQKAMNQAMAAAGYILSGLVTGRKLEIKPITAVIDSDRCSGCRICISVCPYNAISFDSEKEISVVNDVLCQGCGTCVAACPSGAVKGNHFTNEEIFAEIQEVLR
- a CDS encoding methyl-accepting chemotaxis protein, with translation MQPSSDQTAHSMDRALSHVTEGVAFMETASESLGHIVNSVQKTADEIAQIAASVEEQSAASEEIARNIEDISHIAKKTQESTEHLKRIFDELNTLSQRLKMTIDEFKFE
- a CDS encoding Ni/Fe hydrogenase subunit alpha, which encodes MSANKRITIDPITRLEGHGKIEIFLNDEGDVANTYFQVPELRGFEQFCVGRLAEDMPVITNRICGVCPEAHHMASVKALDMLFAVEPPSAAKKIRELLYMAFYVTDHTTHFYALGGPDFIVGPDAPPSERNILGVIKKVGLDIGKQVIDCRARNHYVIKMLGGRGIHPAAGQPGGWSKPVTEEERKEIEQIAKDNIDFALFSLKAFDDIVLKNSNYLDLVTSDIYLHKTYYMGTVDEKNRVNFYDGMIRVVDPEGKEFVKYHPSEYYQHIAEHVESWTYLKYPYLKKVGWKGFVDGIDSGVYAASPLSRLNVSDSMATPLAQEHFEKMYETFGSKKINGRYQPIHHRLATHWARLIELLYAAEHMLELATDPEITSPEVRKIPEGIKGIGIGSVEAPRGTLTHHYESDERGVLTKVNMIVGTTNNYAPMTMSIKRAAEKLIQKGKIVEEGILNRIEMAFRLYDPCLSCATHSLPGKMPMIVNIRNQDGEVIRTFKRD
- a CDS encoding NADH:ubiquinone oxidoreductase, which encodes MLEKPKLSLYWAASCGGCEIAVTNLNEKILDVDANFDFMFCPCLLDTKYKDIEAMPDKSILITLFNGAIRTKENEEIAHLLRKKSRILIAFGSCSYEGCIPGLANLHTKEDILKTVYFDNPSIDNPSKIIPQPETNMPEGVLHIPDFYEDVKTLAQVTDVDYFIPGCPPEPEQIWNVISAVVEILKTGAALPSKGAVLGAGKSSVCDECERKKEDKKIKAFKRTYEFIPDKEQCLLEQGIICMGIATRDGCGALCPKVNMPCTGCYGPPEGVFDQGAKMVAALGSIIDIGEVKGLSEDEINKRIDAIIDTIPDFAGTFYKYSLPGSILKGRVR